In Corylus avellana chromosome ca2, CavTom2PMs-1.0, the following proteins share a genomic window:
- the LOC132172182 gene encoding tetrahydroberberine oxidase-like, producing MKHVGSSVFPFALALLLSFSWATSAHTHENFLQCMTLRSENSSSTSKVIYTPSNSSYSSILQFSIQNSRFSTPATPKPLVIVTPTHVSHIQAAINCSQTHGMQIRVRSGGHDYEGLSYVSDVPFVLIDLIDLRSISVDAENSTAWVEAGATTGEVYYRIAEKSRTLSFPGGLATTLGVGGHFSGGGYGALMRKYGLAADNIIDAQLIDAKGRILDRESMGEDLFWAIRGGGGASFGIIVAWKIKLVPVPSTVTVFTVNRNLEQNATMLVHRWQYVAAKLHEDLFIRISLTSVNSSQEGKRTIQASFISLYLGVIDKLLPMMQESFPELGLMREDCIEKSWIESILYLAGFPSDESLDVLLNRTSPTRSRFKAKSDYVQEPIPELGLEGIWQRFYEKEGETALMILTPYGGRMSEISESEIPFPHRAGNIYKIFYVVFWEEEGTAASERHISWMRRLYSYMAPYVSKSPRGAYVNYRDLDIGTNGKGNTSYERARIWGNKYFKSNFDRLVQVKTTVDPANFFKNEQSIPLFSSGWKKGGD from the coding sequence ATGAAGCATGTTGGCTCATCTGTGTTTCCATTTGCCTTGGCTCtccttctctcattttcatgGGCAACTTCTGCTCACACTCACGAAAACTTTCTTCAGTGCATGACCCTTCGTTCTGAAAACTCGAGCTCAACTTCTAAAGTCATTTACACCCCATCCAACTCCTCATATTCATCCATCTTACAATTCTCCATACAAAACTCCAGATTCTCAACACCCGCAACCCCAAAACCTCTTGTCATTGTTACACCAACGCATGTCTCCCACATCCAAGCAGCCATCAATTGTTCACAAACACATGGCATGCAAATAAGAGTTCGAAGTGGTGGTCACGATTATGAGGGTCTTTCTTATGTTTCAGATGTGCCCTTTGTCTTAATTGATCTGATTGATCTTCGATCAATTAGTGTTGATGCAGAGAATAGCACGGCGTGGGTTGAAGCTGGTGCAACAACCGGTGAAGTTTATTACAGGATCGCCGAGAAAAGTAGAACTCTCAGCTTTCCGGGAGGACTTGCCACAACTCTGGGCGTTGGTGGACACTTCAGCGGCGGAGGGTACGGCGCATTGATGCGCAAATATGGGCTTGCTGCTGACAATATTATCGATGCACAATTGATTGATGCTAAGGGTAGAATCCTTGACAGAGAATCTATGGGAGAGGATCTGTTTTGGGCGAttcgaggaggaggaggggcgAGCTTTGGAATCATTGTTGCCTGGAAAATCAAGCTAGTTCCTGTTCCATCAACTGTGACAGTTTTCACAGTTAATCGGAACTTGGAACAAAATGCCACCATGCTTGTTCATCGTTGGCAATATGTTGCAGCCAAGCTTCATGAAGACTTGTTCATCCGCATCAGCTTAACAAGTGTCAATTCCAGCCAAGAAGGGAAGAGGACCATCCAAGCTTCATTCATTTCCTTGTATCTTGGAGTGATTGACAAACTCCTTCCAATGATGCAAGAGAGCTTCCCTGAGCTGGGTTTGATGAGAGAAGATTGCATTGAAAAAAGTTGGATTGAATCTATCCTCTACTTGGCAGGATTCCCAAGTGACGAATCCTTGGATGTTTTGCTCAACAGAACTTCTCCCACAAGATCCCGTTTCAAAGCAAAATCTGACTATGTCCAGGAACCAATTCCAGAACTTGGGTTGGAAGGCATCTGGCAAAGGTTTTACGAGAAAGAGGGAGAAACAGCTTTAATGATCCTGACTCCGTATGGGGGCAGAATGAGTGAAATTTCAGAATCCGAAATTCCTTTCCCACATAGAGCTGGTAATATCTACAAAATCTTTTATGTGGTGTTTTGGGAAGAAGAGGGAACAGCGGCATCAGAAAGGCATATAAGTTGGATGAGAAGGCTTTACAGCTACATGGCTCCCTACGTTTCGAAATCTCCAAGAGGTGCATATGTGAATTACAGGGACCTTGACATTGGAACAAATGGTAAAGGCAACACAAGCTATGAACGGGCGAGAATATGGGGTAATAAATATTTCAAGAGCAACTTTGACAGGCTAGTGCAGGTGAAGACTACAGTTGATCCTgctaatttcttcaaaaatgaACAAAGCATCCCCCTCTTTTCTTCCGGGTGGAAGAAGGGCGGTGATTAG